The following proteins are encoded in a genomic region of Zea mays cultivar B73 chromosome 9, Zm-B73-REFERENCE-NAM-5.0, whole genome shotgun sequence:
- the LOC100191794 gene encoding Probable galacturonosyltransferase-like 7 precursor — translation MLWVARLSGLLSAAMVVVVLSPSLQSFPPAEAIRSSQFDGSVRFPGQIAGGARGVAFRRAPPFRNAADCGAGADNGTGANVCDPWLVHIAITLDNEYLRGSVAAVHSVVQHARCPESVFFHFLVSDPGLGDLVRAVFPQLRFKVYYLDPGRVRGLISTSVRQALEQPLNYARNYLAELLEPCVRRAIYLDSDLVVVDDVAKLWRTDLGGRTVGAPEYCHANFTKYFTGRFWSDQRFAGTFAGRRPCYFNTGVMVVDLERWRQAGYTQRIERWMEVQKSAAGRIYELGSLPPFLLVFAGHVAPIEHRWNQHGLGGDNVLGSCRDLHPGPVSLLHWSGSGKPWARLGAGRPCPLDALWAPFDLYDPGGGAEESPYKF, via the coding sequence ATGCTGTGGGTGGCGCGCCTGTCCGGCTTGTTATCCGCCgccatggtggtggtggtgctgtcGCCGTCGCTCCAGTCCTTCCCGCCCGCCGAGGCCATCCGGTCGTCGCAGTTCGACGGCAGCGTCCGCTTCCCGGGACAGATcgcagggggcgccaggggggtcGCCTTCCGCCGCGCCCCGCCGTTCCGCAATGCCGCCGACTGCGGCGCCGGCGCGGACAACGGCACCGGCGCCAATGTCTGCGACCCATGGCTCGTCCACATCGCGATTACGCTCGACAACGAATACCTGAGGGGCTCCGTCGCCGCGGTCCACTCGGTGGTGCAGCACGCCAGGTGCCCCGAGAGCGTCTTCTTCCACTTCCTCGtctccgacccggggctcggggaCCTCGTCCGCGCGGTGTTCCCGCAGCTCCGGTTCAAGGTCTACTACCTGGACCCCGGGCGCGTCCGCGGGCTCATCTCCACGTCGGTGCGGCAGGCGCTGGAGCAGCCGCTGAACTACGCGCGCAACTACCTGGCCGAGCTCCTGGAGCCGTGCGTGCGCCGCGCCATCTACCTGGACTCCGACCTCGTCGTCGTGGACGACGTCGCCAAGCTGTGGCGCACCGACCTCGGCGGGCGCACCGTGGGCGCGCCCGAGTACTGCCACGCCAACTTCACCAAGTACTTCACGGGGCGGTTCTGGTCGGACCAGCGGTTCGCCGGGACGTTCGCGGGGCGGCGGCCGTGCTACTTCAACACGGGCGTCATGGTGGTCGACCTGGAGCGGTGGCGGCAGGCGGGCTACACGCAGCGCATCGAGCGGTGGATGGAGGTACAGAAGTCGGCGGCGGGGCGCATCTACGAGCTGGGGTCGCTGCCGCCCTTCCTGCTGGTGTTCGCGGGGCACGTGGCGCCGATCGAGCACCGGTGGAACCAGCACGGCCTCGGCGGCGACAATGTCCTGGGCAGCTGCCGCGACCTGCACCCGGGGCCCGTGAGCCTGCTGCattggtccgggtccggcaagccGTGGGCGCGGCTGGGCGCCGGGCGGCCGTGCCCGCTCGATGCGCTCTGGGCACCCTTCGACCTGTACGACCCCGGCGGcggcgccgaggagtccccgtacAAATTCTGA